From the genome of Nicotiana sylvestris chromosome 2, ASM39365v2, whole genome shotgun sequence, one region includes:
- the LOC104243183 gene encoding cytochrome P450 724B1-like, protein MGLPFVGETFGFFTPHKSFSIGNFLQEHRSRYGKVFKSNLFGSPTIVSCDLEFNTFVLLNEGRLFQSSYPKSVRDILGKHSLILATGDLHKKFRSIEVGLINKFKCKPDFVDRVDKLCSSLMESWRGNQVVLFSKEAKQFSFNLMLMNVLDMEPGEPLALQLLEDFLTFMKGFVSIPINFPWTSYAKALKARTRISSTLKQVVKDRKKRKDLRINELAKEDIFNENLFKEHLTDVEKVSILQDILLAGYETTSGLLSLLVYFLAQSPKALHYLKDEHRALRRKKEEGEPINWEDYKQMKFTSMVINETLRCGNLVKFVHREAIKDVEFKGYHIPAGWKVLPILSAVHLDPSLHQNPSEFNPWRWADPTTSKKVIPFGGGLRLCPGWELAKLEAALFLHHLVINYRWTAKEDDHPMLYPYLEFPKGLLVTLEAETSKF, encoded by the exons ATGGGCTTGCCCTTTGTGGGAGAAACATTTGGCTTCTTTACACCTCATAAATCATTCTCCATTGGCAACTTCTTACAAGAACATCGCTCTAG ATATGGAAAAGTATTCAAATCCAATCTTTTTGGCTCTCCAACCATTGTTTCATGTGATTTAGAGTTCAACACATTTGTCCTTCTGAATGAAGGCAGGTTGTTCCAAAGCAGCTACCCTAAATCTGTTAGAGACATTCTTGGCAAACACTCTTTGATTCTTGCCACTGGTGATCTTCACAAAAAATTCCGAAGTATTGAAGTTGGCCTCATCAATAAATTCAAGTGCAAACCCGATTTTGTCGATCGTGTTGATAAGTTATGTAGCTCGTTAATGGAATCATGGAGAGGAAATCAAGTGGTTCTCTTCTCAAAAGAAGCTAAACAG TTTAGCTTTAATTTGATGTTGATGAATGTACTGGACATGGAACCTGGAGAGCCACTAGCTTTGCAATTATTAGAAGATTTCTTGACTTTCATGAAAGGATTTGTGTCCATTCCAATAAACTTTCCTTGGACATCCTATGCCAAGGCTCTTAAG GCTCGTACGAGGATCTCGTCCACCTTGAAGCAAGTAGTGAAAgatagaaaaaagagaaaagatttgAGGATTAATGAGCTAGCCAAAGAAGACATTTTTAATGAGAATTTATTCAAAGAACACTTAACTGATGTGGAGAAAGTAAGCATTTTACAAGACATTCTGTTGGCTGGTTATGAAACAACCTCAGGACTTCTGTCCCTACTCGTCTATTTTCTTGCCCAATCACCAAAAGCTCTCCATTACTTGAAG GATGAACATCGAGCATTAAGGAGAAAGAAAGAGGAAGGGGAACCCATAAACTGGGAAGATTATAAGCAAATGAAATTCACCAGTATG GTCATTAATGAGACTCTACGTTGTGGCAACTTGGTGAAGTTTGTTCACAGGGAAGCTATCAAGGATGTAGAATTCAAAG GATATCATATACCAGCAGGATGGAAAGTTCTTCCTATCTTGTCCGCTGTACATCTTGATCCATCCCTACATCAAAATCCATCAGAATTCAATCCTTGGAGATGGGCt GATCCAACCACAAGCAAGAAGGTGATCCCATTTGGTGGTGGATTGCGGCTATGTCCAGGATGGGAACTTGCTAAATTGGAAGCAGCTTTATTCCTACACCATCTTGTCATTAATTATAG GTGGACAGCGAAAGAAGATGATCATCCAATGTTGTATCCATATTTGGAATTCCCGAAAGGATTGCTAGTGACTTTGGAAGCAGAAACAAGTAAATTTTGA